In Flavobacterium endoglycinae, one DNA window encodes the following:
- a CDS encoding CusA/CzcA family heavy metal efflux RND transporter — MLNKIIQFSVNNKLAIGIFTLLWIIYGVFEVTRLPIDAVPDITNNQVQIITTAPSLGAEDVERLITFPIEQAVSNIPQLKESRSISRFGLSVVSIVFDDDTDVYWARQQVTERLQKVEIDENANMPEMAPVTTGLGEIYQYVLKPQPGYESKYSLADLRTIQDWTVRRQLLGTPGIADVSTFGGKLKQYEVAVNPARLKAQNLTISDVFTALSRSNQNTGGAYIEKGPTVSYIRSVGLAKKIEDIENIVIKTTQAGTPVLVKNVAEVKSSSAIRYGALTTDDIGESVGGIVMMLKGENASNVIENVKTKVSEIEKILPEGLKIEPFLDRTKMVDNAIGTVEHNLMEGALIVVLVLVLFLGNLRAGLIVASVIPLAMLFAIIMMNTFGVSGNLMSLGALDFGLIVDGAVIIVEAILHHIHTSKKYKTIDNISQEEMDKEVSGSASRMMNAAVFGQIIILIVYLPILSLQGIEGKMFKPMAQTVAFAILGAFILSLTYVPMVSSLFISKKISHKLNFSDRVMLKLENWYENALTKALAVKKSIVITAVVLFGFAVFLFGLMGGEFIPQLEEGDFAVETRMLLGTNLSTTTETIVKISAELKKQYPEVKKVVSRIGSAEIPTDPMPIEGGDMIIVLKDKSEWTSAASFSELAEKMAKTVQDVAPGVTTGFQFPVQMRFNELMTGAKQDVVCKIFGEDLNKLDEYSEKLGAISKTVKGTADLYVEKVTGMPQIVIDYNWAEMAKYGLYVQDINRTVNAAFAGAVAGNIYEGEKRFDLVVRVENSGRQGIENVRNLLVATPSGTQIPLYQVASVQEIEGPNQIQREDAKRRIIVGFNVRGRDVQSIVNELQQKVNAQIKMDPGYYITYGGSFENLQQAKSRLGVAVPAALLMIFALLYFAFKSFKEGIIIFTAIPLSAIGGVFALWMRDMPFSISAGVGFIALFGVAVLNGIVLISEFNRIQKHGEIRDPFNIIITGTKNRLRPVLMTAAVASLGFLPMALSNGAGAEVQRPLATVVIGGLVTATLLTLFVLPAIYLMTYSMKSFRKKKKMKNITSIIVVLFLLQGFNGVYAQQTEKISLQQSIEIALKNNSRIKAAKFNEESKTFLNKSAYDLPKTQIDADYGQFNSRLNDTRFGISQTINFPTVYSRQKKAFTAGAEAAKTQSQLTQQEVKSSVRKLYYELVWLNSKRDLLHYADSIYRLMEEKSQLRFKAGETNVLEKSASQSARQFYTNQLNMLELDVDIALRSFNALLQDDKQYSPQKTNLKMDSGQLSEVKNTDDLPMTKVWKQEAEAAKWRWKTEKARLMPDLNLGYNNLSISGFQTNAAGQEVYYDSGNRFSYITAGVSVPLFFGSQSAKSKAAKAEYQNLEAQSEAVKIEVSAQIQNASKEVQKFKQSLQYYENEGLANAQTIIDAANSQLRNGDIDYLQWVLVVNQAITIKNEHLDTVNNYNKALITLQTITNL; from the coding sequence ATGCTTAATAAAATCATACAATTTTCAGTTAATAATAAACTGGCGATTGGTATTTTTACATTGCTGTGGATTATCTACGGCGTGTTTGAAGTAACCCGTCTGCCAATCGATGCCGTACCTGACATCACTAATAATCAGGTGCAGATTATAACCACAGCTCCATCATTGGGAGCCGAAGACGTTGAACGTCTGATTACTTTTCCAATTGAACAAGCGGTGAGTAATATTCCGCAGTTAAAAGAAAGCCGAAGTATTTCAAGATTCGGATTATCAGTTGTTTCGATTGTTTTTGATGACGATACAGATGTCTACTGGGCGCGCCAGCAAGTAACCGAACGTTTACAGAAAGTCGAAATTGACGAAAATGCGAATATGCCCGAAATGGCACCCGTAACAACAGGATTGGGCGAAATCTACCAATACGTTTTAAAACCACAGCCCGGTTATGAAAGTAAATATTCATTAGCCGATTTACGAACAATTCAAGATTGGACTGTAAGAAGGCAATTATTAGGAACTCCCGGAATTGCTGATGTTTCAACCTTTGGAGGAAAGTTAAAACAATACGAAGTTGCCGTAAATCCTGCCCGATTAAAAGCGCAGAATTTAACCATAAGTGATGTGTTTACCGCTCTAAGCCGAAGCAATCAGAACACAGGAGGCGCTTATATTGAAAAAGGTCCAACGGTATCGTACATTCGAAGTGTTGGTCTTGCCAAAAAGATCGAAGACATTGAAAATATTGTCATTAAAACCACTCAGGCTGGCACTCCGGTTTTAGTTAAAAATGTGGCAGAAGTAAAATCATCTTCGGCTATACGTTACGGCGCTTTAACGACAGATGATATTGGCGAATCGGTTGGTGGAATTGTGATGATGCTGAAAGGCGAAAATGCCAGTAATGTCATTGAAAATGTCAAAACGAAAGTTTCTGAAATCGAAAAAATCCTTCCGGAAGGTCTTAAAATAGAACCTTTTTTAGATCGTACTAAAATGGTAGACAACGCCATCGGAACGGTTGAGCATAATTTGATGGAAGGTGCTTTGATTGTAGTGCTGGTTTTGGTTTTATTTCTAGGAAATTTGCGAGCTGGACTTATTGTAGCATCGGTAATTCCGTTGGCCATGCTTTTTGCCATTATTATGATGAATACTTTTGGCGTAAGCGGAAACTTAATGAGTTTAGGAGCACTTGACTTTGGACTTATTGTAGACGGTGCCGTAATTATTGTTGAAGCTATTCTGCATCACATTCATACATCTAAAAAATACAAAACTATCGACAACATTTCTCAGGAAGAAATGGACAAAGAAGTTTCGGGCTCGGCTTCGCGAATGATGAACGCGGCTGTTTTTGGCCAAATCATCATTTTGATAGTATATCTGCCGATTTTATCGCTTCAGGGAATTGAAGGTAAAATGTTCAAACCAATGGCTCAGACAGTTGCATTTGCTATTTTGGGAGCTTTTATATTATCGTTGACGTATGTGCCAATGGTAAGTTCGCTTTTCATCAGCAAAAAAATAAGCCACAAACTTAATTTTTCTGATCGTGTCATGCTGAAGTTAGAAAATTGGTACGAAAATGCGCTTACAAAAGCGTTGGCTGTCAAAAAAAGCATTGTCATTACGGCTGTTGTTCTATTTGGTTTCGCAGTATTTTTATTTGGATTAATGGGAGGAGAATTTATTCCGCAGTTAGAAGAAGGAGATTTTGCAGTTGAAACCCGAATGCTTTTAGGAACCAATCTTTCGACTACAACAGAAACAATTGTCAAAATTTCGGCTGAATTGAAAAAACAATATCCCGAAGTCAAAAAAGTCGTTTCCCGAATAGGAAGTGCCGAAATTCCGACTGACCCAATGCCAATTGAAGGGGGCGATATGATTATTGTTTTAAAAGACAAATCAGAATGGACAAGTGCAGCATCTTTCTCTGAATTAGCCGAAAAAATGGCAAAAACGGTGCAAGATGTTGCTCCAGGTGTTACAACAGGTTTTCAGTTCCCAGTGCAAATGCGTTTCAACGAATTAATGACAGGAGCGAAGCAAGATGTTGTTTGTAAAATATTTGGTGAAGATCTAAACAAATTGGATGAATATTCAGAAAAACTTGGAGCAATCAGCAAAACCGTAAAAGGAACAGCCGATTTATACGTGGAAAAAGTTACAGGAATGCCTCAAATTGTAATTGATTATAATTGGGCAGAAATGGCAAAATATGGTTTGTATGTACAAGACATTAATAGAACTGTAAATGCCGCTTTTGCAGGAGCTGTTGCCGGAAATATATATGAAGGTGAAAAACGTTTTGATCTTGTTGTACGTGTAGAAAACAGCGGAAGACAAGGAATTGAAAATGTTAGAAATCTTTTGGTGGCAACGCCTTCTGGAACACAGATTCCGTTATATCAAGTGGCGTCGGTGCAGGAAATTGAAGGTCCAAACCAGATTCAGCGAGAAGATGCCAAACGTAGAATTATCGTTGGTTTTAATGTTCGCGGACGTGACGTACAAAGTATCGTAAACGAATTACAGCAGAAAGTCAATGCACAGATCAAAATGGATCCCGGATATTATATTACGTATGGCGGTTCTTTCGAAAACTTACAGCAAGCCAAAAGCCGACTTGGAGTTGCTGTTCCTGCGGCGTTATTGATGATTTTTGCCTTATTGTATTTTGCTTTTAAATCATTTAAAGAAGGAATTATCATTTTTACAGCCATTCCGTTATCGGCAATTGGTGGTGTTTTTGCTTTATGGATGCGCGACATGCCGTTTAGTATTTCGGCAGGAGTTGGATTTATTGCGCTTTTTGGAGTAGCAGTTTTAAATGGAATTGTTTTAATATCAGAATTCAACCGAATTCAAAAACACGGTGAAATCAGAGATCCTTTTAATATCATTATCACAGGAACTAAAAACCGACTTCGTCCGGTATTAATGACTGCGGCGGTGGCTTCTTTAGGATTTTTGCCAATGGCGTTAAGCAACGGAGCAGGAGCAGAAGTACAGCGTCCGCTAGCAACCGTAGTAATCGGAGGATTGGTGACCGCTACATTATTGACTCTTTTTGTACTTCCAGCCATTTACCTGATGACGTATAGTATGAAATCTTTTAGAAAGAAAAAGAAAATGAAAAACATCACGAGCATTATTGTTGTGCTATTTCTGCTACAGGGTTTTAACGGAGTTTACGCACAACAGACAGAAAAAATTTCGCTGCAGCAATCTATTGAAATTGCGCTAAAAAATAACAGCAGAATCAAAGCAGCAAAGTTCAACGAAGAATCAAAAACGTTTTTGAATAAATCCGCTTATGATCTTCCCAAAACACAAATCGATGCCGATTACGGACAATTCAACAGCCGATTGAACGATACACGTTTTGGTATCAGTCAGACGATTAATTTCCCAACGGTATATTCTCGCCAGAAAAAGGCGTTTACGGCAGGAGCTGAAGCTGCAAAAACACAAAGCCAGCTGACGCAGCAGGAAGTAAAATCATCGGTTCGTAAATTATATTATGAATTGGTTTGGCTCAACAGCAAACGCGATCTTTTGCATTATGCGGACAGTATTTATCGTTTGATGGAAGAAAAATCACAACTGAGATTTAAAGCTGGAGAAACCAATGTTTTAGAAAAAAGTGCTTCACAATCGGCAAGACAATTTTATACCAATCAGTTGAATATGTTAGAGTTGGATGTTGATATTGCGCTTCGTTCGTTTAATGCATTGCTGCAAGATGACAAACAATATTCGCCTCAAAAAACAAACTTAAAAATGGATTCGGGACAGCTTTCGGAAGTTAAAAATACAGACGATTTACCTATGACAAAAGTTTGGAAACAAGAAGCCGAAGCCGCAAAATGGCGTTGGAAAACAGAGAAAGCGCGTTTAATGCCCGATTTAAATTTAGGTTATAACAATTTGAGTATTTCGGGTTTTCAAACCAATGCAGCAGGTCAGGAAGTGTATTATGATTCTGGCAACCGATTCAGTTACATCACAGCAGGAGTAAGTGTGCCGTTGTTTTTCGGGAGCCAATCTGCTAAAAGCAAAGCGGCAAAAGCTGAATACCAAAATCTAGAAGCACAATCAGAAGCGGTAAAAATTGAGGTTTCGGCACAAATACAAAATGCTTCCAAAGAAGTTCAGAAATTCAAACAAAGCCTTCAATATTATGAAAATGAAGGATTGGCAAACGCGCAGACAATTATTGATGCAGCCAACAGTCAGTTACGAAACGGAGATATTGATTATCTGCAATGGGTTTTGGTCGTAAATCAAGCCATTACGATTAAAAATGAACATTTGGA